In Nitrospirota bacterium, the following are encoded in one genomic region:
- a CDS encoding A/G-specific adenine glycosylase, whose translation MTRSIPVGPDENGRLIARFEGAVTKGVTPRAVALFREIVCDYYSRRRRPFAWRRTRDPYRILVSEIMLQQTQTGRVKEKYEEFITAFPDFNALAEAPLQKVLAVWQGMGYNRRAVALKELARAVVDRFGGKLPPSPEELMTLPGIGRYTASALAAFAFNKPSVLIETNIRTVFIHFFFHDRSGITDKEILPLVEKTLDRRHPRDWYNALMDYGVMLKTLHPNPGRKSAHYKKQSPFMGSNRQLRGALLKALVAAPGLSEQKLLRLISAPPEKIKAALVELREEGFIKKRGRTFLVS comes from the coding sequence ATGACACGGTCGATCCCCGTCGGTCCTGATGAAAACGGGCGCCTCATCGCCCGCTTCGAGGGCGCTGTCACGAAAGGAGTCACCCCGCGCGCCGTCGCCCTGTTCCGGGAGATCGTCTGCGATTACTACAGCCGGCGCCGTCGGCCGTTCGCCTGGCGCAGGACGCGCGACCCTTACCGTATCCTCGTCTCCGAGATCATGCTCCAGCAGACCCAGACCGGGCGGGTGAAGGAGAAGTACGAGGAGTTCATCACCGCCTTTCCGGATTTCAACGCTCTGGCCGAAGCGCCGCTGCAGAAGGTGCTTGCGGTGTGGCAGGGGATGGGGTACAACCGCCGCGCCGTCGCGCTGAAGGAGCTCGCACGGGCCGTGGTCGACCGGTTCGGGGGAAAGCTCCCGCCATCGCCTGAAGAGCTGATGACACTGCCTGGCATCGGCAGGTACACCGCCTCCGCACTTGCCGCCTTCGCCTTCAACAAGCCCTCGGTGCTCATCGAGACCAACATCAGAACGGTCTTCATTCACTTCTTTTTCCATGACCGGAGCGGTATCACGGATAAGGAGATCCTCCCCCTGGTCGAGAAGACGCTCGACCGCCGGCACCCGCGCGACTGGTACAATGCATTGATGGACTACGGGGTGATGCTCAAGACGCTCCATCCCAATCCGGGAAGAAAGAGCGCTCACTATAAGAAGCAGTCTCCCTTCATGGGCTCGAACCGCCAGCTCCGGGGAGCGCTGCTGAAGGCCCTTGTCGCCGCTCCCGGGCTTTCGGAGCAGAAGCTGCTCCGGCTGATCAGTGCGCCGCCCGAGAAGATAAAGGCCGCTCTCGTCGAGCTCCGGGAGGAGGGGTTCATCAAGAAACGGGGGCGCACGTTCCTCGTCTCGTGA
- a CDS encoding dienelactone hydrolase family protein, with protein sequence MRYLLAVIALLFGAAAVRAEVHTQTIPYRHHGTVLEGYLAYDDKLPGKRPGVLVVHEWWGITPFIKEKVEQLARMGFTAFAADIYGKGVRPKDPKEAAAQAEKYRSNRALLRERTMAGLEVLRSNEHTDPRHLAAIGFCFGGTAVLELARSGAPVAGVVSFHGGLATLSPDDAKNIKAKVLVLHGADDPFVPMKEVLAFQEEMRKAGADWQMNIYGNAVHSFTNPAAGNDAMKGTAYNEKADRRSWNAMKVFFAEIFK encoded by the coding sequence ATGAGATATCTTCTTGCGGTGATCGCCTTGTTGTTCGGTGCAGCAGCGGTGCGGGCAGAGGTCCATACGCAGACGATCCCTTATCGCCACCACGGTACCGTGCTCGAAGGATATCTCGCGTACGACGATAAACTGCCCGGGAAACGGCCGGGCGTGCTGGTGGTGCATGAATGGTGGGGGATTACGCCCTTCATTAAAGAGAAGGTCGAGCAGCTGGCCCGTATGGGTTTCACGGCCTTTGCCGCAGATATCTACGGCAAGGGAGTGCGGCCGAAGGATCCCAAGGAAGCGGCAGCGCAGGCCGAGAAGTACCGCTCCAACCGAGCGCTTCTCCGCGAGCGGACCATGGCGGGGCTGGAGGTCCTGCGCAGTAATGAGCACACCGACCCCCGGCATCTGGCCGCCATCGGCTTCTGTTTCGGCGGTACGGCGGTGCTCGAGCTGGCGCGCAGCGGTGCGCCGGTTGCAGGAGTGGTCAGCTTCCACGGCGGGCTCGCTACGCTATCTCCGGACGATGCGAAAAATATAAAGGCCAAGGTCCTTGTGCTCCACGGCGCCGACGATCCCTTTGTGCCGATGAAAGAGGTCCTGGCATTCCAGGAGGAGATGCGCAAGGCGGGCGCCGACTGGCAGATGAACATCTACGGCAACGCGGTGCACAGCTTCACCAATCCCGCAGCAGGAAACGATGCGATGAAAGGGACCGCCTACAACGAGAAGGCGGACCGCCGCTCCTGGAACGCGATGAAGGTCTTCTTTGCCGAGATATTCAAATAG
- the pal gene encoding peptidoglycan-associated lipoprotein Pal, whose translation MRRIVMVMAVILGIALIAGCSQRKIAQSPEQPLAQQPPSSAVQEREGAGGIGSSPAAESVTERELGRAQQAGPAASVIEIEEALKDIHFDYDKYDIRDDAKPVLKALASRLSKDGTLGVIVEGHCDDRGTGEYNLALGDRRASATRTYLVSLGIPSSRIQTISYGEEKPACSDATEPCWANNRRAHFVLTLPKK comes from the coding sequence ATGAGACGTATCGTTATGGTCATGGCCGTTATTCTGGGAATAGCACTTATTGCAGGCTGCTCGCAGAGAAAGATTGCGCAGTCGCCCGAGCAGCCTCTTGCACAGCAGCCCCCGTCATCCGCTGTTCAGGAACGGGAGGGAGCCGGAGGGATCGGGTCCTCACCGGCTGCCGAATCCGTTACGGAGCGTGAGCTCGGCCGGGCGCAGCAGGCGGGCCCTGCCGCGTCGGTAATAGAGATCGAAGAGGCGCTGAAAGACATCCACTTCGATTACGATAAGTACGATATCAGGGATGATGCCAAACCGGTACTGAAGGCACTCGCCTCGCGGCTTTCGAAGGACGGGACCTTGGGAGTGATCGTAGAAGGCCATTGCGATGACCGCGGGACCGGTGAATACAATCTCGCGCTCGGCGACCGGCGGGCGAGCGCGACCAGGACCTACCTGGTGTCCCTCGGCATTCCTTCGAGCCGGATCCAGACGATCAGCTACGGCGAGGAAAAACCCGCCTGCAGCGATGCGACCGAACCGTGCTGGGCGAACAACCGGAGGGCCCATTTTGTCCTGACGCTTCCGAAGAAATAG
- a CDS encoding NADH-quinone oxidoreductase subunit B family protein codes for MMRILYQILRTGIVTEAMPREINARIEAAGGRLEEAVKRRFRKSLTIRQVDAGSCNGCELEIHALNNPLYNCERYGIRFTASPRFADMLLVTGPVTHNMERALRRTYEATPAPKLVVAVGDCACNGGIFGESYASRGGIGKVIPVDVAVHGCPPDPFAILSGIMKAIEEKR; via the coding sequence ATGATGAGAATACTGTATCAGATACTCCGTACCGGCATTGTCACGGAAGCTATGCCTCGAGAGATAAACGCCCGAATCGAAGCGGCGGGCGGGCGGCTCGAGGAGGCGGTCAAAAGACGGTTCAGGAAGAGCCTCACGATCCGGCAGGTGGATGCCGGCTCCTGCAACGGGTGCGAGCTCGAGATCCATGCGCTCAATAATCCCCTCTACAACTGCGAACGGTACGGCATCCGTTTCACCGCTTCGCCGCGCTTCGCGGATATGCTCCTGGTTACCGGTCCCGTAACACATAATATGGAGAGAGCCCTCAGGAGGACCTACGAGGCGACGCCCGCTCCTAAACTGGTGGTTGCCGTGGGGGATTGCGCCTGCAATGGCGGGATCTTCGGAGAAAGCTACGCCTCCCGGGGCGGCATCGGTAAGGTGATCCCCGTCGATGTCGCTGTCCACGGTTGTCCTCCGGATCCCTTCGCCATCCTGAGCGGCATCATGAAGGCGATAGAAGAGAAGCGATAA
- a CDS encoding NADH-quinone oxidoreductase subunit C, translating into MSTLIDALTAALGTGAQFHKWQYPPSVVCCTVPREKFAEAARIVKKAYALLAAEWATDETPFGGGYGVYACYRWGGEYLIVRAELPVENPEFPSLTKRYLPAYRFERQMHSLMGVAPAGHPDLRPWIKFEDWPQDAWPLRKSFDASRPLPRVKGEYRWSRAEGEGVYEIPVGPVHAGIIEPGHFRFQAVGEHIINLEERLGYVHKGIEKRFESLGWEGGFRLAGRVSGDTTVAHSLAYCRALESMTGCMPPDRAHWLRALFLERERIANHVGDIGAICNDAAFAFMLYQMTRLKEMLLRTNRELFGHRFMMDRVIPGGVAADIDEKGRKAVLDEMTCLEREFERLVAVYDDNSSLEDRVRDTGALPPEKARELCAVGIVARASGLNLDCRMQVPFPPYDRIEVKAPVLISGDVHARAWVRIEEVRESIRLIREMLATLPGGPVAAPVAAPQADRAGFAAVEGWRGEIIYWLQSGPGGEVNRCMVRDPSSINWLGLEQAIPGNIVPDFPLCNKSFNQSYSGNDL; encoded by the coding sequence ATGAGCACCCTGATCGATGCGTTGACGGCAGCCCTGGGCACGGGCGCTCAATTCCACAAATGGCAGTATCCCCCCTCGGTCGTCTGCTGCACGGTTCCGCGGGAGAAGTTTGCAGAGGCCGCCAGGATAGTGAAGAAGGCCTATGCCCTGCTCGCCGCGGAATGGGCGACAGACGAGACCCCCTTCGGAGGGGGCTACGGTGTCTACGCCTGCTATCGGTGGGGCGGCGAGTACCTGATCGTGAGGGCGGAGCTGCCAGTGGAGAATCCCGAGTTCCCGAGCCTCACCAAGAGGTATCTCCCGGCGTACCGCTTCGAGCGGCAGATGCACAGCCTCATGGGAGTGGCGCCTGCCGGGCATCCGGACTTGCGTCCGTGGATAAAGTTCGAAGATTGGCCCCAGGATGCATGGCCGCTCCGGAAGTCGTTCGATGCATCGCGCCCGCTGCCGAGAGTAAAAGGAGAGTACCGCTGGTCCAGAGCAGAAGGAGAGGGCGTCTATGAAATCCCCGTCGGCCCGGTCCATGCGGGCATCATCGAGCCCGGGCATTTCCGCTTCCAGGCGGTGGGAGAGCATATCATCAACCTCGAGGAACGGCTCGGGTATGTGCATAAGGGGATCGAGAAGCGGTTCGAGTCCCTGGGATGGGAGGGAGGCTTCAGGCTCGCCGGGAGGGTGTCGGGGGATACCACGGTGGCGCACAGCCTCGCCTATTGCAGGGCGCTCGAGTCGATGACGGGATGCATGCCTCCTGACAGGGCCCATTGGCTCCGGGCGCTCTTCCTCGAACGCGAGCGCATCGCCAACCATGTAGGCGATATCGGCGCCATCTGCAACGATGCGGCCTTCGCCTTCATGCTGTATCAAATGACACGGTTGAAGGAGATGCTCCTCCGCACGAACCGCGAGCTCTTCGGCCACCGCTTCATGATGGACAGGGTCATTCCCGGCGGCGTCGCCGCCGATATCGATGAAAAGGGCCGGAAGGCGGTACTCGATGAGATGACGTGCCTCGAGAGGGAGTTCGAGAGGCTGGTCGCGGTGTATGACGACAATTCCTCCCTCGAGGACCGGGTGCGGGATACCGGCGCCCTTCCTCCCGAGAAGGCGCGGGAGCTCTGCGCGGTCGGCATCGTGGCGAGGGCGAGCGGCCTGAACCTCGACTGCCGCATGCAGGTTCCGTTTCCGCCGTATGACCGCATCGAGGTGAAGGCGCCGGTGCTCATCTCGGGAGATGTGCATGCACGGGCATGGGTGAGGATCGAGGAAGTGAGGGAGTCTATCAGGCTCATAAGGGAGATGCTCGCAACGCTCCCCGGCGGGCCGGTCGCCGCGCCTGTTGCAGCGCCCCAGGCTGACCGTGCCGGCTTTGCCGCGGTCGAAGGCTGGCGCGGCGAGATCATCTACTGGCTGCAGTCAGGACCGGGCGGGGAAGTGAATCGCTGCATGGTGAGGGACCCCTCCAGCATCAACTGGCTGGGGCTCGAGCAGGCGATACCGGGGAATATCGTTCCCGACTTTCCCCTTTGCAACAAAAGCTTCAATCAGTCGTATTCGGGGAACGATCTATGA
- a CDS encoding hydrogenase 4 subunit F produces MMLLVLLGVPLLAALVLAFVGDRRRAPEINIAGSAATFIAGVLLALEVYSGGPLLAGKKFFFVDAFSVYLAVLTSFVSMTTAVFSRRYMRTEREHGRVGHWRMRFYHAMFQLFIFAMLLCLLTNNVGVLWIAMELATLSTVLLVSLYRTPTAIEAAWKYFILCGVGIAQALFGTVLLYFAAERVLGEGGEALLWTNLIQLSDKLEPTVLSLAFVFLMVGYGTKVGLVPLHNWLPDAHSEGPTPISAVLSGLLLNIALYALVRCKALVDGSTQSHHAGDIMMGFGILSILVAAFSLLRQKDIKRMFSYSSIEHMGIATFAFGLGGPLATYGALLHMLVHSLAKSSIFFTVGHASQMHRTQEMDRIRGLIRGNPRVGWGFMLGVMAIAGMPPFGVFTSEFLILTATIKDAPLMTPFLLLGLGVAFAALFRKAQAMVSGEVPSYQKPVKAAHIPVLLHMALVLALGLYMPGFLNQWFHKAVEILK; encoded by the coding sequence ATGATGCTGCTGGTGCTCCTCGGTGTCCCGCTCCTTGCCGCGCTCGTCCTCGCCTTTGTCGGGGACAGGAGACGCGCGCCCGAGATCAATATAGCAGGCTCTGCAGCCACCTTCATTGCAGGGGTTCTGCTGGCGCTCGAGGTGTATTCAGGCGGCCCTCTGCTGGCCGGCAAGAAGTTCTTTTTCGTGGACGCCTTCAGCGTCTATCTCGCGGTGCTCACCTCGTTCGTCTCGATGACCACCGCCGTGTTCAGCAGGAGGTACATGAGAACGGAGCGGGAGCACGGCAGGGTCGGCCATTGGCGGATGCGCTTCTACCACGCCATGTTCCAGCTCTTCATATTCGCCATGCTCCTCTGCCTCCTCACGAATAATGTCGGCGTCCTCTGGATAGCCATGGAGCTCGCCACGCTCTCGACCGTCCTGCTGGTCTCGCTCTACCGCACGCCGACCGCGATCGAAGCGGCGTGGAAATACTTCATCCTCTGCGGGGTCGGCATTGCGCAGGCGCTCTTCGGCACCGTCCTTCTGTACTTCGCCGCCGAGCGGGTGCTGGGAGAGGGCGGCGAGGCCCTCCTCTGGACGAACCTGATCCAATTGAGCGACAAGCTCGAGCCGACCGTGCTTTCGCTGGCGTTTGTTTTCCTGATGGTCGGGTACGGCACGAAAGTGGGGCTCGTCCCGCTCCACAACTGGCTTCCCGATGCGCACAGCGAGGGCCCGACCCCGATTTCGGCTGTGCTCTCGGGTCTGCTCCTGAACATCGCCCTCTACGCCCTGGTGCGCTGCAAGGCCCTCGTAGACGGCTCGACGCAGTCCCACCACGCCGGGGATATCATGATGGGCTTCGGCATTCTCTCTATCCTCGTCGCGGCCTTCTCCCTGCTCAGGCAGAAGGACATAAAACGGATGTTCTCGTACTCGTCGATAGAGCATATGGGCATAGCCACCTTCGCGTTCGGACTGGGCGGTCCCCTCGCGACCTACGGCGCGCTGCTCCATATGCTCGTCCACAGCCTGGCGAAGTCCTCGATCTTCTTCACCGTCGGCCACGCGTCCCAGATGCACCGGACGCAGGAGATGGACAGGATACGGGGGCTCATCAGGGGGAATCCCCGCGTCGGCTGGGGGTTCATGCTCGGCGTGATGGCGATCGCGGGCATGCCCCCGTTCGGCGTCTTTACGAGCGAATTCCTTATCCTGACCGCAACCATCAAGGACGCGCCGCTCATGACGCCGTTCCTCCTCCTGGGCCTCGGGGTCGCCTTTGCCGCTCTCTTCAGGAAGGCGCAGGCAATGGTATCGGGGGAAGTGCCCTCTTACCAGAAACCCGTGAAGGCGGCCCATATCCCGGTGCTCCTGCATATGGCCCTCGTGCTCGCACTCGGATTGTATATGCCGGGGTTCCTCAACCAGTGGTTCCATAAAGCGGTGGAGATACTGAAATGA
- a CDS encoding formate hydrogenlyase, protein MSIQVDVQATAQIVNFLAAMVLLTAFGMLVQRRIYGLIHLFAWQGLLLAVSTAVVGYMANRRHLYLSSLLTLSLKVILLPYILHVLIHKLKIRKEIETAVKVPVTMLIGVGLVIFSYHLTAPVRELSTFVTRSVLAIALATVMIGLLMMITRRHAVTQIIGFLAMENGLFFAATSATYGMPLVVELGVAIDILIAAFIFGIFFFHINTTFDSLDVDQMARLKEE, encoded by the coding sequence ATGAGTATACAGGTGGATGTACAGGCGACGGCGCAGATCGTGAACTTCCTTGCGGCCATGGTCCTTTTGACCGCGTTCGGCATGCTGGTCCAGCGGAGAATATACGGTCTCATCCACCTCTTCGCGTGGCAGGGGCTCCTCCTCGCGGTCAGCACGGCTGTTGTCGGGTACATGGCAAACAGGCGCCACCTCTACCTCTCCTCCTTGCTGACGCTCTCGCTCAAGGTGATACTGCTTCCCTACATCCTGCATGTCCTCATCCACAAGTTGAAGATCCGCAAGGAGATCGAGACGGCGGTGAAGGTGCCGGTCACCATGCTCATCGGCGTCGGCCTCGTTATCTTCTCCTATCACCTCACCGCGCCGGTGCGCGAGCTCTCGACGTTCGTCACGCGCTCGGTGCTCGCGATCGCGCTCGCGACGGTCATGATCGGGCTCCTGATGATGATCACGAGGCGCCACGCCGTCACCCAGATCATCGGCTTCCTGGCGATGGAGAACGGCCTCTTTTTCGCGGCGACGAGCGCCACCTACGGCATGCCGCTCGTCGTGGAGCTGGGCGTAGCCATCGACATCCTGATCGCCGCCTTTATTTTCGGCATCTTCTTTTTCCATATCAATACCACCTTCGACAGTCTCGATGTCGATCAGATGGCGCGGCTGAAGGAGGAGTAG
- a CDS encoding NADH-quinone oxidoreductase subunit H produces MNRSPVVIEILQLALLLGAAPLFTGWVRMVKCWSQGRRSPRLLQPYSDIAKLFAKDVVLAENASWLFRFTPYLVFGATLLAGGIIPILSVDLPLAATADVIALVALFAIARFFTALAGMDIGTAFGGMGSSREMMIASLAEPAMLMAVFTMSLAGKSTSLSQIAAVIGRSDLHLVLRPSLAFAFLAFVMIALAETGRIPVDNPATHLELTMIHEAMILEYSGRHLALVEWAGMMKLFLFMALGTAAFVPWGIAEAGNSAALPLALVYLVMKFGLAGVVLVLIETGLAKMRLFRVTEFLGSAFLLATLGMLSHFILE; encoded by the coding sequence ATGAACCGTTCGCCGGTGGTCATAGAGATACTGCAGCTCGCACTCCTCCTCGGAGCCGCCCCGCTCTTTACGGGGTGGGTGAGGATGGTGAAGTGCTGGTCGCAGGGCCGCCGTTCGCCGCGCCTGCTCCAGCCCTACAGCGATATCGCGAAGCTCTTCGCAAAGGACGTGGTGCTCGCGGAGAACGCCTCGTGGCTTTTCCGCTTCACGCCCTATCTCGTATTCGGGGCGACGCTCCTCGCCGGAGGCATCATCCCGATCCTCTCGGTCGACCTGCCCCTGGCAGCGACCGCCGATGTCATCGCGCTCGTCGCGCTCTTCGCCATTGCGCGCTTCTTTACCGCGCTGGCGGGCATGGACATCGGCACCGCATTCGGCGGCATGGGGTCGAGCCGCGAGATGATGATCGCCTCCCTTGCGGAGCCGGCGATGCTCATGGCGGTCTTTACCATGTCGCTTGCGGGCAAGTCTACCTCGCTCTCGCAGATCGCGGCGGTGATCGGCCGGAGCGATCTGCACCTGGTGCTGAGGCCCTCTCTCGCGTTTGCGTTTCTCGCGTTTGTGATGATCGCCCTGGCGGAGACCGGCAGGATACCGGTCGACAACCCGGCGACGCATCTCGAGCTCACGATGATCCACGAAGCGATGATCCTCGAGTATTCGGGAAGGCATCTCGCCCTGGTCGAATGGGCCGGCATGATGAAGCTCTTTCTCTTCATGGCGCTGGGTACGGCGGCTTTTGTTCCGTGGGGGATTGCGGAAGCGGGGAATAGTGCGGCGCTGCCGCTCGCCCTCGTTTATCTCGTCATGAAGTTCGGGCTCGCGGGAGTCGTCCTGGTGCTGATCGAGACCGGCCTCGCAAAGATGCGGCTCTTCCGGGTCACCGAATTCCTGGGGTCCGCGTTTCTCCTGGCGACACTCGGGATGCTCTCTCACTTTATATTGGAGTGA
- the hyfB gene encoding hydrogenase 4 subunit B, whose amino-acid sequence MTFSPLDIASLSLLLFLVLAVSAPLFRKHQEIMVKAGFSLAAAASLCAVAAGIGAVGSGTTEKAVLGLGLPDLPFHLRLDPLSGLFLTAVGLLALYVSVYSIGYVKGLMGRRPVTGLLVFYSLFIAGMLMVVLADDALFFLISWEVMAAASYFLVLHEDEKPENRRAAFLYLVIAHVGAVALLLSFGVMAGLATGFRDFGGYTFDAMRASTFPEGWAAAAFFLALFGFGAKAGIMPLHVWLPEAHPVAPSNVSALMSGVMLKTAVYGVIRITFDLIKVFPWWWGALVVVLGLISAVVGVLSALMQNDLKRLLAYSSIENIGIIFMSIGLCMIFTSFRMPVIAALALTAAVYHALNHAMFKGLLFMGAGAVLHATNERSMERLGGLIHAMPWTSVLFLIGCVSISALPPFNGFVSEWLTFQAFLLSPSLPAPLLKLLMPVGAALLALTGALAAAAFVKAFGITFLGHWRGPHKPRVREAGWSMRIGMGMAAATCLLLGILPTVVIGWLDTVPVQLVGSTISASAGTHGWLWLTPVAPDRASYSGIIVLLGIMSVVIAAYLLLHVRPGRIRRGPIWDCGFEKLTGRMQYNGTSFAMPFRRIFGHLFTVKELVRLSPQPGHSAFPRKLTYYLRVRDRVWGWLYTPIATVSFWISRKVGRLQQGRIQAYLIYSFVTIIVLLLFVR is encoded by the coding sequence ATGACCTTCTCACCCCTGGATATCGCATCGCTTTCCCTCCTGCTTTTTTTGGTGCTGGCGGTTTCCGCCCCTCTTTTCAGAAAACACCAGGAAATCATGGTCAAGGCGGGTTTTTCGCTCGCTGCCGCCGCCTCGTTGTGCGCGGTTGCAGCGGGCATCGGGGCAGTGGGAAGCGGTACGACCGAAAAGGCGGTGCTCGGCCTCGGCCTTCCGGACCTGCCCTTCCATCTCCGGCTCGATCCCCTTTCGGGCCTCTTTCTCACCGCCGTAGGCCTGCTCGCTTTGTACGTGTCCGTCTATTCCATCGGCTATGTCAAGGGCCTCATGGGGCGCCGGCCGGTGACCGGGCTCCTCGTCTTTTACAGCCTCTTCATCGCGGGCATGCTCATGGTGGTGCTCGCCGACGATGCGTTGTTTTTTCTCATCTCCTGGGAGGTGATGGCTGCGGCTTCGTACTTTCTCGTGCTGCACGAGGATGAAAAGCCTGAAAACAGGAGGGCCGCGTTTCTTTACCTCGTCATCGCGCATGTCGGGGCGGTCGCTCTCCTGCTCTCCTTCGGGGTGATGGCAGGACTCGCCACCGGGTTCAGGGACTTCGGCGGGTATACCTTCGACGCCATGCGTGCGTCGACATTTCCGGAGGGGTGGGCAGCGGCGGCGTTCTTTCTCGCCCTGTTCGGCTTTGGGGCAAAGGCGGGCATCATGCCCCTGCATGTGTGGCTTCCCGAGGCCCATCCGGTGGCGCCCTCCAATGTCTCGGCCCTGATGAGCGGGGTCATGCTCAAGACGGCCGTATACGGCGTCATCAGGATAACCTTCGATCTCATCAAGGTCTTTCCCTGGTGGTGGGGTGCGCTGGTGGTGGTGCTGGGATTGATTTCCGCGGTCGTGGGCGTCCTCTCTGCCCTGATGCAGAATGATCTCAAGAGGCTCCTCGCCTATTCGAGCATCGAGAATATCGGAATCATTTTTATGAGCATAGGGCTCTGCATGATCTTCACGTCGTTCCGTATGCCGGTCATCGCGGCGCTCGCCCTCACTGCGGCGGTGTACCACGCGCTCAATCATGCGATGTTCAAGGGGCTCCTCTTCATGGGGGCGGGCGCCGTGCTGCATGCCACCAACGAGCGCAGTATGGAGCGGCTCGGGGGGCTCATTCATGCAATGCCGTGGACCTCGGTGCTGTTCCTCATCGGGTGTGTCTCGATATCCGCGCTGCCGCCCTTTAACGGGTTCGTATCGGAGTGGCTCACCTTCCAGGCCTTTCTGCTCTCGCCGTCGCTGCCCGCGCCGCTGCTGAAACTGCTCATGCCGGTGGGCGCTGCTCTGCTCGCCCTTACCGGCGCGCTTGCCGCAGCCGCTTTTGTAAAGGCCTTCGGCATCACCTTTCTGGGCCACTGGCGGGGACCGCACAAGCCCCGTGTCCGCGAGGCCGGCTGGTCCATGAGAATAGGGATGGGGATGGCTGCGGCTACCTGTCTGCTCCTCGGAATCCTGCCGACCGTTGTCATCGGCTGGCTCGACACCGTTCCGGTCCAGCTGGTGGGCTCTACCATAAGCGCATCGGCAGGCACCCACGGCTGGCTCTGGCTGACGCCCGTCGCTCCTGACCGGGCGTCGTACTCCGGGATCATCGTGCTGCTGGGCATCATGTCAGTCGTCATTGCGGCATATCTGCTGCTGCATGTCAGACCGGGGAGGATCCGGCGCGGACCGATCTGGGACTGCGGGTTCGAAAAGCTCACCGGGAGGATGCAGTACAACGGGACCTCCTTCGCCATGCCGTTCCGGAGGATATTCGGTCATCTCTTCACCGTAAAGGAACTGGTCCGGCTGAGCCCGCAGCCCGGCCATAGCGCTTTCCCCCGGAAGCTCACGTACTACCTCCGGGTGCGCGACCGTGTATGGGGATGGCTTTATACGCCGATCGCGACCGTGAGCTTCTGGATATCCAGGAAAGTAGGAAGGCTCCAGCAGGGCCGCATCCAGGCGTATCTTATTTATTCGTTCGTAACGATTATCGTGCTGTTGCTCTTCGTGCGATGA
- a CDS encoding PTS sugar transporter subunit IIA, producing MNLRVKDIAGMLNVSEKTIYRMIKNETIPCFRVGGQWRFDRREILSWVEDTREFPREAVLTNTSLTREESISLAGPLERGGIYFHISGRTKEQAIASCLQMIKTRIPQIDTGRLFDAIMKREHICSTAVGHGIAFPHPRPFKEFTAPLSSIALCRLAEPIPFGALDNEEVDTLFFIFPKSERRFLRIQAKLLRLLKEEEIMLALKHASPSELFAMVSRKEAEIFGAAE from the coding sequence ATGAATTTACGGGTAAAAGATATTGCCGGGATGCTCAACGTTTCGGAGAAGACGATATACCGGATGATAAAGAACGAAACGATCCCCTGCTTCAGGGTCGGCGGGCAGTGGCGGTTCGACAGGCGGGAGATCCTCTCGTGGGTGGAGGATACGCGGGAGTTCCCGCGTGAGGCAGTGCTCACGAACACCTCTCTTACCCGTGAGGAGTCGATCTCCCTTGCCGGGCCCCTCGAAAGAGGCGGCATTTACTTTCATATAAGCGGACGGACGAAGGAGCAGGCCATTGCCTCGTGCCTCCAAATGATAAAGACGCGCATCCCGCAGATCGATACCGGACGACTCTTCGATGCGATCATGAAGCGGGAGCATATATGCTCGACCGCCGTCGGCCACGGCATCGCCTTTCCCCACCCGAGGCCGTTTAAAGAGTTCACCGCTCCCCTCTCTTCGATAGCCTTGTGCCGCCTCGCGGAACCGATCCCCTTCGGAGCATTGGATAACGAGGAGGTCGATACCCTCTTCTTCATCTTCCCCAAGAGCGAGCGGCGCTTCCTGAGGATCCAGGCCAAGCTGCTGCGCCTGTTGAAAGAGGAGGAGATAATGCTGGCGCTGAAGCATGCCTCGCCTTCCGAGCTGTTCGCTATGGTCTCGCGGAAAGAGGCGGAGATATTCGGAGCCGCGGAATGA
- a CDS encoding response regulator — MVKEKKSIKVLLVDDEEAFVNTLAQRLKMRDLLVDTVYDGEQALSFIKKTEPDVIVLDLKMPGLHGIEVLREVKKVKQQIQVIILTGHGTEKDEAEAKKLGGFDFLRKPADIDLLVAKIKEAFQEKVERAMTAIAFAEEGLHDTAQKIMKKEE; from the coding sequence ATGGTGAAAGAGAAGAAAAGCATCAAGGTGCTGCTGGTAGACGATGAAGAGGCCTTTGTGAATACGCTCGCCCAGAGACTCAAGATGAGGGATCTGCTCGTGGATACCGTTTATGACGGCGAGCAAGCCCTGTCTTTCATAAAGAAGACCGAGCCCGATGTCATTGTGCTGGACCTGAAGATGCCGGGACTGCACGGCATCGAGGTGCTCCGTGAAGTCAAAAAGGTCAAGCAGCAGATCCAGGTGATCATCCTTACGGGCCACGGCACCGAAAAGGATGAGGCCGAGGCGAAGAAGCTCGGCGGGTTCGACTTCCTCAGGAAGCCTGCCGATATCGATCTCCTCGTGGCGAAGATCAAGGAGGCCTTCCAGGAGAAGGTCGAGCGTGCCATGACGGCGATCGCCTTTGCGGAAGAGGGTCTGCACGACACGGCACAAAAAATCATGAAAAAGGAGGAGTAG